In the Ictalurus punctatus breed USDA103 chromosome 7, Coco_2.0, whole genome shotgun sequence genome, one interval contains:
- the LOC128633029 gene encoding uncharacterized protein LOC128633029 isoform X1, which produces MAIITVSKSDEGFYHCKHPERGESPKSWVSVRVSASAGYSAVIIGLSLAFLFVILMIVLILLLHFKKKKGVEYQPPSTVNQDTSQPADGENVYENVAVRTTVDSAAGSSSTSMCSQVVTRKKKQNDDAVRRPGDVIYSQIEMKNVNPHSKDDSASRPSDVVYSMIASKNMRPNDDASKLDDVTYADIDLKKTKKPNRKQGKRTEGADTVYSELKQNTDKGDFTETADATYAQVRKKGKKYNAG; this is translated from the exons ATGGCCATCATTACTGTCTCAAAGTCAGATGAaggtttctaccactgtaaacacccagagagaggagagtcacCGAAAAGCTGGGTTTCAGTCAGAG TTTCAGCTTCAGCCGGATACAGTGCTGTAATTATAGGACTGAGTTTGGCCTTCTTGTTTGTCATCTTAATGATCGTACTGATCCTGCTGCTGCActtcaagaagaaaaaag GTGTAGAATATCAGCCTCCTTCTACAGTAAATCAGGACACCAGTCAGCCTGCAG ATGGTGAAAATGTCTATGAAAATGTTGCTGTCAGGACGACAG tTGATTCTGCAGCTGGCTCTAGCAGCACTAGCATGTGCTCACAGGTTGTGactagaaaaaagaaacaaaatg ATGATGCAGTCAGAAGGCCAGGTGATGTGATATATTCCcaaattgaaatgaaaaatgtcaaCCCTCACAGTAAAG ATGACTCTGCATCAAGACCAAGTGATGTGGTTTACTCTATGATTGCATCTAAAAACATGAGACCCAATG ATGATGCCAGCAAACTCGATGATGTGACTTATGCTGATATTGacctgaaaaaaacaaagaaaccaaACAGAAAACAAG GAAAGCGCACTGAGGGAGCTGACACTGTTTACTCAGAACTGAAGCAGAACACAGATAAAG GAGATTTCACTGAAACTGCTGATGCAACTTATGCCCAGGTTAGGAAAAAGGGCAAAAAGTATAATGCAG GTTGA
- the LOC128633029 gene encoding uncharacterized protein LOC128633029 isoform X2: MAIITVSKSDEGFYHCKHPERGESPKSWVSVRASAGYSAVIIGLSLAFLFVILMIVLILLLHFKKKKGVEYQPPSTVNQDTSQPADGENVYENVAVRTTVDSAAGSSSTSMCSQVVTRKKKQNDDAVRRPGDVIYSQIEMKNVNPHSKDDSASRPSDVVYSMIASKNMRPNDDASKLDDVTYADIDLKKTKKPNRKQGKRTEGADTVYSELKQNTDKGDFTETADATYAQVRKKGKKYNAG, encoded by the exons ATGGCCATCATTACTGTCTCAAAGTCAGATGAaggtttctaccactgtaaacacccagagagaggagagtcacCGAAAAGCTGGGTTTCAGTCAGAG CTTCAGCCGGATACAGTGCTGTAATTATAGGACTGAGTTTGGCCTTCTTGTTTGTCATCTTAATGATCGTACTGATCCTGCTGCTGCActtcaagaagaaaaaag GTGTAGAATATCAGCCTCCTTCTACAGTAAATCAGGACACCAGTCAGCCTGCAG ATGGTGAAAATGTCTATGAAAATGTTGCTGTCAGGACGACAG tTGATTCTGCAGCTGGCTCTAGCAGCACTAGCATGTGCTCACAGGTTGTGactagaaaaaagaaacaaaatg ATGATGCAGTCAGAAGGCCAGGTGATGTGATATATTCCcaaattgaaatgaaaaatgtcaaCCCTCACAGTAAAG ATGACTCTGCATCAAGACCAAGTGATGTGGTTTACTCTATGATTGCATCTAAAAACATGAGACCCAATG ATGATGCCAGCAAACTCGATGATGTGACTTATGCTGATATTGacctgaaaaaaacaaagaaaccaaACAGAAAACAAG GAAAGCGCACTGAGGGAGCTGACACTGTTTACTCAGAACTGAAGCAGAACACAGATAAAG GAGATTTCACTGAAACTGCTGATGCAACTTATGCCCAGGTTAGGAAAAAGGGCAAAAAGTATAATGCAG GTTGA